The nucleotide window aaatcataaaaaaagtgcaacacataattcaaaaaaaaattatttcaactcattacttcaagtgaaacatgatttcatttaatcaaaattgaataacttcaagaccaataaatcatcatgtataacaatcatcaagtatgatacaaacttttcaaaacgtttatcatgataaggcatataagccaaagaaactattaaatataaagcatattcatcaatgatggtttcattgggcataaggcattttcaaacaaaatcattttgttatttgttgtagtcatacatttttctttttaggtgaatctatcttttcatgcttaaattttttaatttttcaaagatgctaaaaagaaaaacatgatataatttttgaaaaatattttttatttcctattcctactatctaaattaagcactcatgaaaaacttcaagtaatttcaaaataattcaagagagttgagttacttaccttatagtcgaagcccgtcaaagcccaattcgtcgtttcacctttgcaagttcttgattcatccttgggtgctttcctttcctttggcctcttcctccgttcaagttcattatttattttagatttttatttaatgaacttattaagagttagtgttcgaagttcaagttcatcattgtcctcatcacttgagtcatcgcttaagtggtattcatttgtccggagttccaaatccttcctattctttggaaagtggttcaagtgttgattgtgttcatcatatgcattgcacactatttcatatgtcatcaatgagccgataagttcttcaagtggaaaaatatttaaatcttttgtttcttgtattgccgttacttttgattcccaagctttagaaagtgattgtaaaactttactaacaagtttaaaattcgagaaacatttgccaatagcttgtaaaccattgacgacttctgtaaaacgggtgtacatgtcaacaatggtttcgctcaacTTCAttagaaaaagctcgaaatcatgcattaaaatgttgattttcgaatctttaactctagaagtgtgccatatgtcgaaagccgtttcgcacaaagaaacccgattgaactcatttttgtccaaagcgcaaaataaggcattcaaagcctttgcgtttaaagaaaaatacttcttctccaaatccgaccattcgttcatcggcttagagggaagttgaaaaccattttcaacaatattccataaatccaaattcatagaaatcaagaaaactctcattcgagttttccaataagtgtagtccaatccgttaaacaacggtggacgaaaaaccgataagccctcttgaaagccatgaagagccatttctctcgggtgtaaatctgaaatgagaaataccgagctctgataccaattgttaggatcggagcggcactaagaggggggggtgaattagtgcagcagattaaaacgtcggttttggaaaatctttcgtacgataaaaatcgaacttgaaaagcttaacttgaatgcgtgttcataaaggtgtgcagcaaaggtaatgaggaaataaagcacgtaagaaggtttgtagtaatgtaaatagcaataagaaaatgcaaaccagagattaaagtggttcggtcaaatgacctacatccacttgcgaggccctcttcaatgaggctcccaccttccattagcaaatctcttgaaggggaaagacaaatacccctcttacaatcttttacaagtggttcacactcttacaaattttcagcaagaaagaaggagatgaacactctaacaaattgaaaacaagacttgctaagacttttctaagacctttttctcaatctattgcttctcaaaaagttgttatctcagctaagaattgagaggtatttataggcctcaagaggattcaaatttgggctccaaaatttgaattctctttggttcccgatgctagcggtgccaccgcctatcggtggcactgtggtggtgccaccgcctgtcaatgtctgacactgacagtgtactggcggtgccaccgcgagacctcttgggtgctgggcgatgccaccgctcatTCTAGCGTTGCcatcgcttggttctcgggttctaggcggtgccaccgcctaatctggcggtgccaccacctacactatttcacctcactggttgggctccaaacttggcccaaaccagtccgaacttggacccaattggcccctacttgagttatagtattaacacataatcctaactctaattaacgtgctaactacgaatttaaagatattttctaagctattacaaagtctgcaagtcaagactttttccggcgagcttccggtgaacttctgacggtcttccgacgaactctcggaaactattctacggactcccggcaagctcctagacttcacgatttgatcttggcgagttccaatgagcttcttcgacaagctacgatctttctcgatgagctccgcgaacttccaacgaaccttccggcgagcttccgaaaaaccctttggcaagctccttactcattctcgactagttccgcagcattcccgacgaaccttcggactttcgtcgaactctcgaactcacaacaaatccttcgcgcttgactctgacactttgtttcattagttttatgatcaaatctattcaaaataatagttttattaattttaattttataattatattttatttagttatatatattatcataacaTGAAGACAAAACAAAATGATAACCTCATATTCTTACAATATTACTATTCAAAAGTGAAGATTATATATCGATAAAAGCATTAAATAATGAACTCGACATAAAGATCATGTTGACGAGGTTAGCCCCGACATCCTCAAGGTAAACACAAATCATCGAGTCTTAGACGGAGTGTTTTTTGTCTTCTTCCTCATCCATGAATCTCTTCCAGAACCAATGTTGCTTCCAAACCTTCTCGATCATTTCATCGATCGGCACGTTCTTGGTCTCGGGCAATAAGAAGATGACGAACAGACCCATCACCACAATCcatgcaccaaagaagaagaagatcccgGCACGTAGATGACACATCATAGATAGGAAAGCTTGGGCAATGACAAAGGTGAAAAGCATGTTGGAGCTGACGGCAAAGGCATAGCCGGCGGTCCTCGTCGCCAGGGGGAAAGTTTCACTAGGAATCAACCAGCCAAGTGGACCCCAAGACCAAGCAAAGCTCGAAACGAATAGGCACACGagcaccaccacccaaactgccaCTCCGTGTCCCAGCTCATTGGTTGCTTTCAAATTCACAAGCAAAATGCCTCCAATAGCCACCTGCATGCAAATCACCCCCCACTAGAGTTAGAATCTCATATTTCAAACTATTCCTCGTAATctataattacatgtttaatatgcCCATGGCTTGTGTCCCTAACCTGTGTGATCAACATCTGGCCACAAGCTTCAAGAAGCAGGAATCTCCTCCCGACTTTGTCCACTAAGACCACTGATACGACGGTAGACAGAACATTGACGATCCCCGTGATGACCGCAGAAAGAAGTGAAGCATCATTCTTAAATCCGATGGTCTGAAAGAGGACTGGTGCATAGAACATGATGGCGTTGATCCCAGTGAACTGCTGGAAGACTTGCATCACGATGGCAATAACCAATTGCGGTCGGCTACTTCTCTTCATGAGATTCTTGAAAGGTTGCTTCACCTGTCGTGCCATCTCGCAGGCGTGTAGTATTTCCTCGTACTCTGCATCGACATTGTCGGTCCCCCGGATCTTCTTCAACATGGCCAAGCCTTCCATAAGCATCTCACGCTCGATGAGGCTCGTCGGGGTCTCCGCAATCACCATGGAGCCCAAGCAAAGCATCATCGCCGGCACTCCAGCCAAGCCAAGCGCAAGTCTCCACCCCCAGGGGTGGATATTGGACACCAAGTAGTTTACAATGTTCGCCACAAAGATCCCGATGGTCACGTCAAGTTGGAAGAGGATGTTTAAGGCTCCACGGACGTGAACTGGTGCGATCTCCGACAAGAATAGAGGAACTGCCTACAGGATGAATAATAGTGGCAAACATATGACACGGAAAGTGAGTTTAACAAAAGATACATCTTCCAGGAGAAATTGGAAGTTAATAGGGAAATTGAGACGGAAACTGAAGAGAAGAGAAACTCTAGAATGAAAAATTGTATGAAAAAGAAAGTAGAGCAAACCTGATTGGCAAATCCAACACCAACTCCGAGGAGAATCCTTCCGATGATCAGCATGGCAATGTTCACAGCAGCTGCGTTCAGGATGacaccaaccaagaagaatattGATGCTGCTTGCATAGTGAGCTTCCGGCCATGTTTCGTGCAAATCTTCGAAGCTACGAAGCTGGCTACCAAGGCAGCAAGGTACAATGATGAAGTGAAAAGCTGAAGGTTTTGGTTATCAAACTTGCAATAGTTGTCTTCCTTGGCTTTGTGCTTCCTCTCAAAGACCGCAGGGAAGAACTCCTCCGAGAAGTCATCCATAGATGTCACTCCCCCTGCAGATTGACCGTACAGATACGATTGATTAGCTACATGATCAGAAATAGATTGGAGCTGAATGAGGAAGGCTTTAGGCAAAAGCAACATATATGAggcagttgatgacaaagagaaagaACCATCACACGACCAAGTGGAAAATCCAAGCAAGATCTGCAAGCAACCATCTCTTATCTTGTATGATAGAGCATCTCTCTCACCGTATTATCAATACCATCAAATGGGCTAATGTCAactaaagaaaataaacaatcatcttcctgttgtacctcaataacaagttgttccttttgtttttttcttttataataagtaGGTCTAATTATCTGATTTAACCTATGACGACAACGTAAGACAAACCTGGCCATACTTTCGATGCTATATaataaaacaaataaatctaGGGAAGGATTTAGGCAAAAGCAACATATGAGacagttgatgacaaagagaaacaACCATCACACAACCAAGTGGAAAATCCATGCATGGAATCCCAAGCAAAGTTATTACAAGATCTGCAAGCAACCATCACCTATCTTGTATGATAGACCATCTATCACTCTGCAATGCAATGGAGGTGGAGATTGGATTATTAATACCTTCCAATGGGCTTATGTcaagtaaagaaaataaacaatcatcTTCTTGTTGTAGTTAAAACCTCAATAACAAGTTGTTCCCTTTCTTTTTCTAAAAAGTGCATCTAATTATCTTATTTAACCTATGACAACAAACCAAGACAAACCTGGCCAAACTTCCGATGCTAGATAATATAACAAATAAATCTACTACTGAATTAATACAAAATGGAATTTACCTGATATCCCAATGTCATAACCAAACATGAGGCCTCCCGTGGCTGCAATTATTCCACAGATTACAACATATATTGTGATCCTTCCCTCAAATTTCTTTACACCACCAGGCCCCGCATTTGACATCACCATCGCCGGCATCTTGTCCTTCCTCTCTCGGCTACAATATTGCACCTGGTTTACACAAAAGACCAAGTGCAAGATTGTCCGAAGAggtgaagaaaaaaggaaaacaaaagatgGGGATGCCAACTTGAAAGAAGACAAGAAAAAGGGTGTATATATAGAGGTCTTCGAGGGACGATAATTAAGCAGAAATTTGATTTTAACCAAAGAAATGCCAATAATAGTGAAAATGCTCGCAGAAGGCCAACACAGATTTGTCAAGAATAGGGCCTTATCTAAcattaagttaaaaactaaagctAAATGGAAGGATTAAAAACTTTGGAATTTGTTGAAGTGGAGTATGCCAATAAATTGAAAGGCATGCTGCCTATCCAGATGGTCATCTTACTTGGATTGCACAATCAAAGTGTTATCTTCCTCCTTAAATCAAACTTGGACCAATTATCTCTCTTTAACATAGACTTCTTGCACTGTTAGAGAAGATATTATGATGTCAAACCCATAAACCAATATTATAGATATCTGACAGCACAAATCATGATTAATTAGTGTAACTATCTATCGCATTGAAACAGCACCTTGCTCAGAAAGGGTTGCAAAAACAGGATGGGCTAACTCTGAGATCCCATATGATTTAAGCCCCAATATTGTAATGTAGCTGCCTTGGATCTGCAAGCATAAATGATACTAGTCATATAAGCATGGCAAGCAAGTAAAAcaaatactaataataaaaagaaatataatgaTTTCTTATATCGAGATGCTCACAACAAGGCAGCATAATGGTAAAAACCAATCATATAGTAGAAAATCCAAGGGTTCCATGTTCCTATACATTTTTGAATCACTCGATACCAATTCAGATATAgatatcagaaaaatatta belongs to Musa acuminata AAA Group cultivar baxijiao chromosome BXJ1-11, Cavendish_Baxijiao_AAA, whole genome shotgun sequence and includes:
- the LOC135596601 gene encoding sugar transport protein MST4-like, encoding MDDFSEEFFPAVFERKHKAKEDNYCKFDNQNLQLFTSSLYLAALVASFVASKICTKHGRKLTMQAASIFFLVGVILNAAAVNIAMLIIGRILLGVGVGFANQAVPLFLSEIAPVHVRGALNILFQLDVTIGIFVANIVNYLVSNIHPWGWRLALGLAGVPAMMLCLGSMVIAETPTSLIEREMLMEGLAMLKKIRGTDNVDAEYEEILHACEMARQVKQPFKNLMKRSSRPQLVIAIVMQVFQQFTGINAIMFYAPVLFQTIGFKNDASLLSAVITGIVNVLSTVVSVVLVDKVGRRFLLLEACGQMLITQVAIGGILLVNLKATNELGHGVAVWVVVLVCLFVSSFAWSWGPLGWLIPSETFPLATRTAGYAFAVSSNMLFTFVIAQAFLSMMCHLRAGIFFFFGAWIVVMGLFVIFLLPETKNVPIDEMIEKVWKQHWFWKRFMDEEEDKKHSV